A section of the Vespa velutina chromosome 6, iVesVel2.1, whole genome shotgun sequence genome encodes:
- the LOC124950039 gene encoding uncharacterized protein LOC124950039 isoform X3: MSSGMNDGPRNTGTLPKSNRRSDRNRERSAANQQMANRSAYHRHVQQHSNNLFQLDWQLVSERGPLRTTKNSNTRSVSSLPSTSYQEISEFVSHSGGRHCNYSTEDCTSWPKMVLPTESQAQSPSCLQGSKPTNVDKMPDRNQVESRLNQIRDYIGITSTMMDSLSQSSDPNGDSGKEDGDENTDTSREMILRRKMEESQRKLVQLQEYHANLVGMQHRVRERLNEARQAQQVLLQQENQAAGTSTWEGNNRLVTPLPTNVEELQSETAALIGKLTQLQSKKKHMDHLLAELQVVEMSDRASCSSDGSRNVTRDKAAELEAMKAQLNHLKALMEEATRVRECLDSTSEPEPDVDVNGEGAEENESQEEGASLCSSSNALENQIDNDDVTREKTKNSRHRPTVEEVQAVTRELKEQSALLQATRAELQRLKQPLVNSTIHSPPVSIFPGSTPPPSLIGVNIEKKQSNNVSDIQPVQTKRRQIEDFVKKDQGQTSSINRNVGNTDLNSHRSSSSRISHTGTPTNVWPPIATAGGSGEQNIDEMLENLMDIGPQTTAIENGFTGNYWGYPPLPMNQSQHGSAEYYHNLLLNSQVQQLQVQQLQVMGTTIQQCCQLLWVQQRELQSMRTAITQLQLQLRQSQAVQRSNNSENQEEYSNLSRSVHHLADTLDAALPPSSSLPNLVSLPNTSPALSHSVVGTNSQQHQQQQLNNQVPPGNRANNYWDNFRSYSRQNLLSGSAKTVTDSTTASISNSTTSANSASSAVHTSLGKDKRNREQGTDNLPLPSLMIAETQYSLNLQQQSNLQQQERENTTMRSNIITNEVSQVDNSGEEAHSSFRLPHATNDENFLHNLSPEMREVIRSLVVANKKRPDNLVTILKEITAISEDKRLPLLLISLRFLQDTQPLQNAQNEAADQTGSDSCRSSDEDSDVGAILGFNLENQCSLNELVASTHAGSSSSPMAQVPLIDRLEMLTSSSPDNDNASASASALKPGCNEDLAEADQSRSESSGNQQIHHNEENNEQMQDDVTLSLGAALGTLESALVESDEDETTAKDEHDRGKLTTRRYRQCY, from the exons ATGTCGTCAGGCATGAACGATGGTCCCCGTAACACAGGCACTCTTCCAAAAAGTAACAGAAGAAGCGACAGAAACAGAGAACGATCCGCCGCTAATCAACAAATGGCTAATCGTTCTGCTTATCACAGACATGTACAACAGCATTCTAACAATTTG TTCCAGCTTGATTGGCAACTTGTAAGTGAAAGAGGACCTTTAAGAACGACAAAAAATAGCAATACCAGATCAGTTTCATCACTTCCTTCTACGTCTTATCAGGAAATATCCGAGTTTG tATCACATAGTGGTGGACGACATTGCAATTATTCGACTGAGGATTGTACATCTTGGCCAAAAATGGTGTTACCAACGGAGTCTCAAGCACAGTCACCCTCATGTTTGCAGGGAAGTAAACCAACCAATGTTGATAAAATG CCTGATAGAAATCAAGTGGAAAGTCGTTTAAATCAAATTCGTGATTATATCGGAATTACTTCAACGATGATGGACTCACTTAGTCAATCTAGTGATCCA AATGGCGATAGTGGAAAGGAGGATGGGGACGAAAATACTGATACCAGTAGAGAAATGATATTACGTAGAAAAATGGAGGAATCTCAAAGAAAACTTGTACAATTGCAAGAATATCATGCAAATTTAGTTGGAATGCAACATCGTGTTAGGGAAAGATTAAATGAAGCTCGACAAGCCCAACAAGTTTTATTGCAACAAGAAAATCAAGCTGCTGGAACTTCTACATGGGAAGGCAATAATCGTTTGGTTACACCATTACCAACAAATGTTGAAGAATTACAATCAGAAACAGCTGCATTAATAGGTAAACTTACTCAGTTACAGAGCAAGAAAAAGCATATGGACCATCTTTTAGCTGAATTACAAGTTGTGGAAATGTCAGACAGAGCCAGTTGT aGCTCTGATGGCTCTAGGAATGTGACTAGAGATAAAGCAGCAGAATTGGAAGCTATGAAAGCACAACTCAATCACTTAAAAGCATTAATGGAAGAAGCTACAAGAGTCAGAGAATGTCTAGATTCTACATCAGAGCCTGAACCTGATGTGGATGTTAATGGTGAAGGAGCAGAAGAAAATGAATCCCAGGAAGAAGGTGCTAGTTTATGTAGCTCGAGTAATGCATTGGAAAATCAAATTGATAATGACGATGTAACTCGTGAAAAAACTAAGAATTCTAGACACAGACCTACTGTTGAAGAAGTTCAG GCTGTTACAAGAGAATTGAAAGAACAATCTGCATTATTGCAAGCAACTCGAGCGGAGTTACAGCGTTTAAAGCAACCATTAGTAAATTCTACTATTCATTCCCCACCAGTATCTATTTTTCCTGGATCCACACCACCTCCTTCATTGATAGGagttaatattgaaaaaaagcaaagcaaTAATGTTAGTGATATTCAACCAGTTCAAACAAAAAGACGCCAGATAGAAGATTTTGTCAAAAAA GATCAAGGTCAAACATCTAGTATTAATCGCAATGTCGGTAATACAGATCTGAATAGTCACAGAAGTTCTAGTTCACGTATTAGTCATACAGGTACACCTACAAATGTATGGCCTCCAATTGCTACTGCAG gTGGCTCTGGTGAACAAAATATAGATGAAATGTTAGAAAATTTGATGGATATTGGTCCTCAAACAACAGCTATCGAAAATGGATTTACAGGAAATTATTGGGGATATCCACCACTACCTATGAATCAATCACAACATG GTTCTGCGGAGTATTATcacaatttgttattaaattctCAAGTCCAGCAACTCCAAGTACAGCAACTTCAAGTAATGGGTACAACTATACAACAATGCTGTCAATTATTGTGGGTACAACAACGGGAATTGCAATCTATGCGTACAGCAATTACTCAGCTGCAATTACAGTTAAGACAATCTCAAGCAGTACAAAGAAGCAATAATTCCGAAAATCAGGAAGAATATTCTAATCTAAGCCGCAGTGTGCATCATCTTGCTGATACATTAGATGCAGCATTACCTCCAAGTTCTTCTTTACCAAATCTTGTTTCATTACCTAATACTTCTCCTGCACTTTCTCATTCAGTAGTAGGTACTAATTCtcaacaacatcaacaacaacaattgaACAATCAAGTACCACCTGGAAATAGAGCAAACAACTACTGGGATAACTTTCGAAG TTACTCGAGACAAAACTTACTCTCTGGAAGTGCGAAAACAGTAACTGATTCTACTACAGCATCCATTTCAAATTCTACTACTTCTGCAAATAGTGCAAGTAGTGCAGTTCACACTTCTCTTGG gAAGGATAAACGAAATCGCGAACAGGGAACAGATAATTTACCTTTACCATCATTAATGATAGCAGAAACACAGTATTCGTTAAATCTCCAACAACAATCTAATTTACAgcaacaagaaagagaaaatactaCAATGAGAAGTAATATCATAACAAATGAAGTATCACAAGTTGATAATTCGGGAGAAGAAGCCCATAGCTCATTTAGACTCCCACATGCAActaatgatgaaaattttttacataatttaag TCCTGAAATGAGAGAAGTAATTAGGTCACTCGTTGTAGCTAATAAGAAGAGACCTGACAATTTAGTAACGATTTTAAAAGAGATTACGGCTATAAGCGAAGACAAAAGACTTCCTCTTTTATTGATAAGTCTCCGTTTCTTGCAAGATACACAACCACTACAGAATGCTCAg AATGAAGCAGCTGATCAAACAGGGAGTGATAGTTGTCGATCAAGTGACGAAGATTCAGACGTGGGTGCTATATTAGGTTTTAATTTGGAAAATCAGTGTTCATTAAATGAGTTAGTTGCATCAACTCATGCTGGTTCTTCATCATCTCCTATGGCACAAGTTCCATTAATAGATCGCTTAGAAATGCTT ACATCGAGTTCTCCAGACAACGACAATGCTTCTGCTTCAGCATCTGCTCTTAAACCAGGTTGCAATGAAGATTTAGCAGAAGCTGATCAATCAAGATCTGAATCTTCTGGCAATCAACAA ATTCATcacaatgaagaaaataatgaacaaaTGCAAGACGATGTGACATTATCATTAGGAGCAGCCTTAGGGACTTTAGAAAGTGCCCTAGTAGAAAGTGATGAAGATGAAACAACTGCAAAAGATGAACATGACAGAGGCAAATTAACTACTAGACGATACCGTCAGTGTTATTAA
- the LOC124950039 gene encoding uncharacterized protein LOC124950039 isoform X1, translating to MSSGMNDGPRNTGTLPKSNRRSDRNRERSAANQQMANRSAYHRHVQQHSNNLFQLDWQLVSERGPLRTTKNSNTRSVSSLPSTSYQEISEFVSHSGGRHCNYSTEDCTSWPKMVLPTESQAQSPSCLQGSKPTNVDKMPDRNQVESRLNQIRDYIGITSTMMDSLSQSSDPRAQTQNEKLSRMVEDLRDSETKLAKLLETYHNHGITNQNGDSGKEDGDENTDTSREMILRRKMEESQRKLVQLQEYHANLVGMQHRVRERLNEARQAQQVLLQQENQAAGTSTWEGNNRLVTPLPTNVEELQSETAALIGKLTQLQSKKKHMDHLLAELQVVEMSDRASCSSDGSRNVTRDKAAELEAMKAQLNHLKALMEEATRVRECLDSTSEPEPDVDVNGEGAEENESQEEGASLCSSSNALENQIDNDDVTREKTKNSRHRPTVEEVQAVTRELKEQSALLQATRAELQRLKQPLVNSTIHSPPVSIFPGSTPPPSLIGVNIEKKQSNNVSDIQPVQTKRRQIEDFVKKDQGQTSSINRNVGNTDLNSHRSSSSRISHTGTPTNVWPPIATAGGSGEQNIDEMLENLMDIGPQTTAIENGFTGNYWGYPPLPMNQSQHGSAEYYHNLLLNSQVQQLQVQQLQVMGTTIQQCCQLLWVQQRELQSMRTAITQLQLQLRQSQAVQRSNNSENQEEYSNLSRSVHHLADTLDAALPPSSSLPNLVSLPNTSPALSHSVVGTNSQQHQQQQLNNQVPPGNRANNYWDNFRSYSRQNLLSGSAKTVTDSTTASISNSTTSANSASSAVHTSLGKDKRNREQGTDNLPLPSLMIAETQYSLNLQQQSNLQQQERENTTMRSNIITNEVSQVDNSGEEAHSSFRLPHATNDENFLHNLSPEMREVIRSLVVANKKRPDNLVTILKEITAISEDKRLPLLLISLRFLQDTQPLQNAQNEAADQTGSDSCRSSDEDSDVGAILGFNLENQCSLNELVASTHAGSSSSPMAQVPLIDRLEMLTSSSPDNDNASASASALKPGCNEDLAEADQSRSESSGNQQIHHNEENNEQMQDDVTLSLGAALGTLESALVESDEDETTAKDEHDRGKLTTRRYRQCY from the exons ATGTCGTCAGGCATGAACGATGGTCCCCGTAACACAGGCACTCTTCCAAAAAGTAACAGAAGAAGCGACAGAAACAGAGAACGATCCGCCGCTAATCAACAAATGGCTAATCGTTCTGCTTATCACAGACATGTACAACAGCATTCTAACAATTTG TTCCAGCTTGATTGGCAACTTGTAAGTGAAAGAGGACCTTTAAGAACGACAAAAAATAGCAATACCAGATCAGTTTCATCACTTCCTTCTACGTCTTATCAGGAAATATCCGAGTTTG tATCACATAGTGGTGGACGACATTGCAATTATTCGACTGAGGATTGTACATCTTGGCCAAAAATGGTGTTACCAACGGAGTCTCAAGCACAGTCACCCTCATGTTTGCAGGGAAGTAAACCAACCAATGTTGATAAAATG CCTGATAGAAATCAAGTGGAAAGTCGTTTAAATCAAATTCGTGATTATATCGGAATTACTTCAACGATGATGGACTCACTTAGTCAATCTAGTGATCCA CGAGCTCAAACccagaatgaaaaattaagcAGAATGGTGGAGGACCTTCGTGACAGTGAAACAAAATTGGCGAAACTTTTGGAAACATATCACAATCATGGGATTACAAATCAG AATGGCGATAGTGGAAAGGAGGATGGGGACGAAAATACTGATACCAGTAGAGAAATGATATTACGTAGAAAAATGGAGGAATCTCAAAGAAAACTTGTACAATTGCAAGAATATCATGCAAATTTAGTTGGAATGCAACATCGTGTTAGGGAAAGATTAAATGAAGCTCGACAAGCCCAACAAGTTTTATTGCAACAAGAAAATCAAGCTGCTGGAACTTCTACATGGGAAGGCAATAATCGTTTGGTTACACCATTACCAACAAATGTTGAAGAATTACAATCAGAAACAGCTGCATTAATAGGTAAACTTACTCAGTTACAGAGCAAGAAAAAGCATATGGACCATCTTTTAGCTGAATTACAAGTTGTGGAAATGTCAGACAGAGCCAGTTGT aGCTCTGATGGCTCTAGGAATGTGACTAGAGATAAAGCAGCAGAATTGGAAGCTATGAAAGCACAACTCAATCACTTAAAAGCATTAATGGAAGAAGCTACAAGAGTCAGAGAATGTCTAGATTCTACATCAGAGCCTGAACCTGATGTGGATGTTAATGGTGAAGGAGCAGAAGAAAATGAATCCCAGGAAGAAGGTGCTAGTTTATGTAGCTCGAGTAATGCATTGGAAAATCAAATTGATAATGACGATGTAACTCGTGAAAAAACTAAGAATTCTAGACACAGACCTACTGTTGAAGAAGTTCAG GCTGTTACAAGAGAATTGAAAGAACAATCTGCATTATTGCAAGCAACTCGAGCGGAGTTACAGCGTTTAAAGCAACCATTAGTAAATTCTACTATTCATTCCCCACCAGTATCTATTTTTCCTGGATCCACACCACCTCCTTCATTGATAGGagttaatattgaaaaaaagcaaagcaaTAATGTTAGTGATATTCAACCAGTTCAAACAAAAAGACGCCAGATAGAAGATTTTGTCAAAAAA GATCAAGGTCAAACATCTAGTATTAATCGCAATGTCGGTAATACAGATCTGAATAGTCACAGAAGTTCTAGTTCACGTATTAGTCATACAGGTACACCTACAAATGTATGGCCTCCAATTGCTACTGCAG gTGGCTCTGGTGAACAAAATATAGATGAAATGTTAGAAAATTTGATGGATATTGGTCCTCAAACAACAGCTATCGAAAATGGATTTACAGGAAATTATTGGGGATATCCACCACTACCTATGAATCAATCACAACATG GTTCTGCGGAGTATTATcacaatttgttattaaattctCAAGTCCAGCAACTCCAAGTACAGCAACTTCAAGTAATGGGTACAACTATACAACAATGCTGTCAATTATTGTGGGTACAACAACGGGAATTGCAATCTATGCGTACAGCAATTACTCAGCTGCAATTACAGTTAAGACAATCTCAAGCAGTACAAAGAAGCAATAATTCCGAAAATCAGGAAGAATATTCTAATCTAAGCCGCAGTGTGCATCATCTTGCTGATACATTAGATGCAGCATTACCTCCAAGTTCTTCTTTACCAAATCTTGTTTCATTACCTAATACTTCTCCTGCACTTTCTCATTCAGTAGTAGGTACTAATTCtcaacaacatcaacaacaacaattgaACAATCAAGTACCACCTGGAAATAGAGCAAACAACTACTGGGATAACTTTCGAAG TTACTCGAGACAAAACTTACTCTCTGGAAGTGCGAAAACAGTAACTGATTCTACTACAGCATCCATTTCAAATTCTACTACTTCTGCAAATAGTGCAAGTAGTGCAGTTCACACTTCTCTTGG gAAGGATAAACGAAATCGCGAACAGGGAACAGATAATTTACCTTTACCATCATTAATGATAGCAGAAACACAGTATTCGTTAAATCTCCAACAACAATCTAATTTACAgcaacaagaaagagaaaatactaCAATGAGAAGTAATATCATAACAAATGAAGTATCACAAGTTGATAATTCGGGAGAAGAAGCCCATAGCTCATTTAGACTCCCACATGCAActaatgatgaaaattttttacataatttaag TCCTGAAATGAGAGAAGTAATTAGGTCACTCGTTGTAGCTAATAAGAAGAGACCTGACAATTTAGTAACGATTTTAAAAGAGATTACGGCTATAAGCGAAGACAAAAGACTTCCTCTTTTATTGATAAGTCTCCGTTTCTTGCAAGATACACAACCACTACAGAATGCTCAg AATGAAGCAGCTGATCAAACAGGGAGTGATAGTTGTCGATCAAGTGACGAAGATTCAGACGTGGGTGCTATATTAGGTTTTAATTTGGAAAATCAGTGTTCATTAAATGAGTTAGTTGCATCAACTCATGCTGGTTCTTCATCATCTCCTATGGCACAAGTTCCATTAATAGATCGCTTAGAAATGCTT ACATCGAGTTCTCCAGACAACGACAATGCTTCTGCTTCAGCATCTGCTCTTAAACCAGGTTGCAATGAAGATTTAGCAGAAGCTGATCAATCAAGATCTGAATCTTCTGGCAATCAACAA ATTCATcacaatgaagaaaataatgaacaaaTGCAAGACGATGTGACATTATCATTAGGAGCAGCCTTAGGGACTTTAGAAAGTGCCCTAGTAGAAAGTGATGAAGATGAAACAACTGCAAAAGATGAACATGACAGAGGCAAATTAACTACTAGACGATACCGTCAGTGTTATTAA
- the LOC124950039 gene encoding uncharacterized protein LOC124950039 isoform X4, with protein sequence MVLPTESQAQSPSCLQGSKPTNVDKMPDRNQVESRLNQIRDYIGITSTMMDSLSQSSDPRAQTQNEKLSRMVEDLRDSETKLAKLLETYHNHGITNQNGDSGKEDGDENTDTSREMILRRKMEESQRKLVQLQEYHANLVGMQHRVRERLNEARQAQQVLLQQENQAAGTSTWEGNNRLVTPLPTNVEELQSETAALIGKLTQLQSKKKHMDHLLAELQVVEMSDRASCSSDGSRNVTRDKAAELEAMKAQLNHLKALMEEATRVRECLDSTSEPEPDVDVNGEGAEENESQEEGASLCSSSNALENQIDNDDVTREKTKNSRHRPTVEEVQAVTRELKEQSALLQATRAELQRLKQPLVNSTIHSPPVSIFPGSTPPPSLIGVNIEKKQSNNVSDIQPVQTKRRQIEDFVKKDQGQTSSINRNVGNTDLNSHRSSSSRISHTGTPTNVWPPIATAGGSGEQNIDEMLENLMDIGPQTTAIENGFTGNYWGYPPLPMNQSQHGSAEYYHNLLLNSQVQQLQVQQLQVMGTTIQQCCQLLWVQQRELQSMRTAITQLQLQLRQSQAVQRSNNSENQEEYSNLSRSVHHLADTLDAALPPSSSLPNLVSLPNTSPALSHSVVGTNSQQHQQQQLNNQVPPGNRANNYWDNFRSYSRQNLLSGSAKTVTDSTTASISNSTTSANSASSAVHTSLGKDKRNREQGTDNLPLPSLMIAETQYSLNLQQQSNLQQQERENTTMRSNIITNEVSQVDNSGEEAHSSFRLPHATNDENFLHNLSPEMREVIRSLVVANKKRPDNLVTILKEITAISEDKRLPLLLISLRFLQDTQPLQNAQNEAADQTGSDSCRSSDEDSDVGAILGFNLENQCSLNELVASTHAGSSSSPMAQVPLIDRLEMLTSSSPDNDNASASASALKPGCNEDLAEADQSRSESSGNQQIHHNEENNEQMQDDVTLSLGAALGTLESALVESDEDETTAKDEHDRGKLTTRRYRQCY encoded by the exons ATGGTGTTACCAACGGAGTCTCAAGCACAGTCACCCTCATGTTTGCAGGGAAGTAAACCAACCAATGTTGATAAAATG CCTGATAGAAATCAAGTGGAAAGTCGTTTAAATCAAATTCGTGATTATATCGGAATTACTTCAACGATGATGGACTCACTTAGTCAATCTAGTGATCCA CGAGCTCAAACccagaatgaaaaattaagcAGAATGGTGGAGGACCTTCGTGACAGTGAAACAAAATTGGCGAAACTTTTGGAAACATATCACAATCATGGGATTACAAATCAG AATGGCGATAGTGGAAAGGAGGATGGGGACGAAAATACTGATACCAGTAGAGAAATGATATTACGTAGAAAAATGGAGGAATCTCAAAGAAAACTTGTACAATTGCAAGAATATCATGCAAATTTAGTTGGAATGCAACATCGTGTTAGGGAAAGATTAAATGAAGCTCGACAAGCCCAACAAGTTTTATTGCAACAAGAAAATCAAGCTGCTGGAACTTCTACATGGGAAGGCAATAATCGTTTGGTTACACCATTACCAACAAATGTTGAAGAATTACAATCAGAAACAGCTGCATTAATAGGTAAACTTACTCAGTTACAGAGCAAGAAAAAGCATATGGACCATCTTTTAGCTGAATTACAAGTTGTGGAAATGTCAGACAGAGCCAGTTGT aGCTCTGATGGCTCTAGGAATGTGACTAGAGATAAAGCAGCAGAATTGGAAGCTATGAAAGCACAACTCAATCACTTAAAAGCATTAATGGAAGAAGCTACAAGAGTCAGAGAATGTCTAGATTCTACATCAGAGCCTGAACCTGATGTGGATGTTAATGGTGAAGGAGCAGAAGAAAATGAATCCCAGGAAGAAGGTGCTAGTTTATGTAGCTCGAGTAATGCATTGGAAAATCAAATTGATAATGACGATGTAACTCGTGAAAAAACTAAGAATTCTAGACACAGACCTACTGTTGAAGAAGTTCAG GCTGTTACAAGAGAATTGAAAGAACAATCTGCATTATTGCAAGCAACTCGAGCGGAGTTACAGCGTTTAAAGCAACCATTAGTAAATTCTACTATTCATTCCCCACCAGTATCTATTTTTCCTGGATCCACACCACCTCCTTCATTGATAGGagttaatattgaaaaaaagcaaagcaaTAATGTTAGTGATATTCAACCAGTTCAAACAAAAAGACGCCAGATAGAAGATTTTGTCAAAAAA GATCAAGGTCAAACATCTAGTATTAATCGCAATGTCGGTAATACAGATCTGAATAGTCACAGAAGTTCTAGTTCACGTATTAGTCATACAGGTACACCTACAAATGTATGGCCTCCAATTGCTACTGCAG gTGGCTCTGGTGAACAAAATATAGATGAAATGTTAGAAAATTTGATGGATATTGGTCCTCAAACAACAGCTATCGAAAATGGATTTACAGGAAATTATTGGGGATATCCACCACTACCTATGAATCAATCACAACATG GTTCTGCGGAGTATTATcacaatttgttattaaattctCAAGTCCAGCAACTCCAAGTACAGCAACTTCAAGTAATGGGTACAACTATACAACAATGCTGTCAATTATTGTGGGTACAACAACGGGAATTGCAATCTATGCGTACAGCAATTACTCAGCTGCAATTACAGTTAAGACAATCTCAAGCAGTACAAAGAAGCAATAATTCCGAAAATCAGGAAGAATATTCTAATCTAAGCCGCAGTGTGCATCATCTTGCTGATACATTAGATGCAGCATTACCTCCAAGTTCTTCTTTACCAAATCTTGTTTCATTACCTAATACTTCTCCTGCACTTTCTCATTCAGTAGTAGGTACTAATTCtcaacaacatcaacaacaacaattgaACAATCAAGTACCACCTGGAAATAGAGCAAACAACTACTGGGATAACTTTCGAAG TTACTCGAGACAAAACTTACTCTCTGGAAGTGCGAAAACAGTAACTGATTCTACTACAGCATCCATTTCAAATTCTACTACTTCTGCAAATAGTGCAAGTAGTGCAGTTCACACTTCTCTTGG gAAGGATAAACGAAATCGCGAACAGGGAACAGATAATTTACCTTTACCATCATTAATGATAGCAGAAACACAGTATTCGTTAAATCTCCAACAACAATCTAATTTACAgcaacaagaaagagaaaatactaCAATGAGAAGTAATATCATAACAAATGAAGTATCACAAGTTGATAATTCGGGAGAAGAAGCCCATAGCTCATTTAGACTCCCACATGCAActaatgatgaaaattttttacataatttaag TCCTGAAATGAGAGAAGTAATTAGGTCACTCGTTGTAGCTAATAAGAAGAGACCTGACAATTTAGTAACGATTTTAAAAGAGATTACGGCTATAAGCGAAGACAAAAGACTTCCTCTTTTATTGATAAGTCTCCGTTTCTTGCAAGATACACAACCACTACAGAATGCTCAg AATGAAGCAGCTGATCAAACAGGGAGTGATAGTTGTCGATCAAGTGACGAAGATTCAGACGTGGGTGCTATATTAGGTTTTAATTTGGAAAATCAGTGTTCATTAAATGAGTTAGTTGCATCAACTCATGCTGGTTCTTCATCATCTCCTATGGCACAAGTTCCATTAATAGATCGCTTAGAAATGCTT ACATCGAGTTCTCCAGACAACGACAATGCTTCTGCTTCAGCATCTGCTCTTAAACCAGGTTGCAATGAAGATTTAGCAGAAGCTGATCAATCAAGATCTGAATCTTCTGGCAATCAACAA ATTCATcacaatgaagaaaataatgaacaaaTGCAAGACGATGTGACATTATCATTAGGAGCAGCCTTAGGGACTTTAGAAAGTGCCCTAGTAGAAAGTGATGAAGATGAAACAACTGCAAAAGATGAACATGACAGAGGCAAATTAACTACTAGACGATACCGTCAGTGTTATTAA